In a genomic window of Zingiber officinale cultivar Zhangliang chromosome 9B, Zo_v1.1, whole genome shotgun sequence:
- the LOC122025684 gene encoding transcription factor MYB59-like, with translation MTSVAGWVPIKACARQPNASQSFSNQHKLRAASGQVQERSKSEKQRPGLFGMAPATATTMTKMMPEAAAVAATRKGPWTEHEDLQLVWFVRLFGERRWDFLAEVSGLNRTGKSCRLRWVNYLHPGLKRGRMTPQEERLVLELHDKWGNRWSRIARKLPGRTDNEIKNYWRTLMRKKAQGRSGSVVSSPPSSPSSASSNVSSSIDGSQLDLTATKYATGSNIPTGNSLDLSEVKGYTMDQIWNEIAASESVGDLIFEDYKDGSACIMGGPMASPLWEDCESLWRTHTEDVRMMTSMSDLVDSNCKQSKDSLEP, from the exons ATGACATCAGTGGCTGGCTGGGTGCCTATAAAAGCCTGTGCACGGCAACCGAACGCCTCTCAGTCATTCAGCAATCAGCATAAATTGCGAGCAGCATCAGGCCAGGTCCAGGAGAGATCGAAAAGCGAGAAACAGAGACCTGGATTGTTCGGGATGGCACCTGCCACGGCGACGACAATGACAAAGATGATGCCGGAGGCAGCGGCGGTGGCGGCGACGAGGAAAGGGCCATGGACGGAGCATGAGGACCTCCAACTGGTATGGTTTGTGCGCTTGTTCGGTGAACGTCGTTGGGATTTCTTAGCCGAGGTGTCAG GTCTTAACAGGACGGGCAAGAGTTGCAGGTTGCGCTGGGTCAATTATCTTCATCCCGGCCTCAAACGCGGCCGCATGACCCCCCAAGAAGAACGCCTTGTTCTTGAACTCCATGATAAGTGGGGCAATAG GTGGTCTCGCATTGCTCGGAAGCTTCCCGGGCGTACCGACAACGAGATCAAGAACTACTGGAGGACTCTGATGAGAAAGAAGGCACAGGGGAGGAGTGGCAGTGTCGTCTCTTCGCCGCCGTCATCTCCCTCGTCCGCTTCAAGTAATGTCTCCTCGTCTATCGATGGATCCCAACTGGATCTCACAGCGACGAAGTATGCAACTGGTAGCAATATTCCAACGGGGAACTCCTTGGATCTCTCAGAGGTCAAAGGGTACACAATGGATCAGATATGGAATGAGATTGCTGCATCGGAATCAGTTGGCGACTTGATTTTCGAAGACTACAAGGATGGTTCAGCTTGCATCATGGGTGGCCCTATGGCTTCTCCGCTGTGGGAAGATTGTGAGTCACTGTGGAGAACACACACTGAAGACGTGAGGATGATGACCTCCATGTCTGACCTCGTCGACTCCAATTGCAAACAGAGTAAAGATTCCTTGGAACCCTGA